Proteins found in one Papio anubis isolate 15944 chromosome 13, Panubis1.0, whole genome shotgun sequence genomic segment:
- the LOC101005110 gene encoding prorelaxin — MPRLFLFHLLGVCLLLNQFSRAVAAKWMDDVIKACGRELVRAQIAICGKSTLGKRSLNQEDAPLKPRPAAEIVPSLINQDTETINMMSEFVANLPQELKLTLSERQPALPELQQHVPVLKDSNLSFEEFKKIIRKRQSEATDSSPSELKSLGLDTHSRKKRQLYTTLSNKCCHIGCTKKSLAKFC; from the exons ATGCCTCGCCTGTTCTTGTTTCATCTGCTAGGAGTCTGTTTACTACTGAACCAATTTTCCAGAGCAGTCGCGGCCAAATGGATGGACGACGTTATTAAAGCATGCGGCCGCGAATTAGTTCGCGCCCAGATTGCCATTTGCGGCAAGAGCACGTTGGGCAAAAGGTCTCTGAACCAGGAAGATGCTCCTCTGAAACCTAGACCAGCGGCAG aaaTTGTGCCATCCCTCATCAACCAAGATACAGAAACCATAAATATGATGTCAGAATTTGTTGCTAATTTGCCACAGGAGCTGAAGTTAACCCTGTCTGAGAGGCAGCCAGCATTACCAGAGCTACAACAACATGTACCTGTATTAAAAGATTCTAATCTTAGCTTtgaagaatttaagaaaattattcgCAAGAGACAAAGTGAAGCCACAGACAGCAGTCCTTCAGAATTAAAATCCTTAGGCTTGGATACTCATTCTCGAAAAAAGAGACAACTCTACACGACATTGTCTAATAAATGTTGCCATATTGGTTGTACCAAAAAATCTCTTGCTAAATTTTGCTGA